The following coding sequences are from one Mesorhizobium onobrychidis window:
- a CDS encoding adenylate/guanylate cyclase domain-containing protein: protein MERKLAAIMAADIVGYSLLMAENEASTYAKLRAVFDELIDPTIASHGGRIVKTTGDGFLAMFPSVNEAVDAALAIQEGFDKGPFELRIGINLGDVIEDDGDVYGDGVNVAARLEAMCDPGQIFVSGAVVMAADRNSADRFVRIGRRRAKNIPELLNVYRVRRAGSPWSPWRQVPQVLRSTAARWSYVAAAIALILIGTQIQPLPLAAMVSRIPAVLSMDQSRADPRPSVAVMPFAAMSGSGEQSYFADGLTEDVTTALARNSELQVIARDSTYAVHGQDTDVRKLGAKLGVDYVVEGSARREGDQLRVSAQLIDVKTGAHLWSRSFDRQVADVFTVQSELTTEIVAQIAPYIGRSEAAAAAERPTDNLQAYDLVLQARNRYRHGANDPQDILEARGLYQRALEMDPSYAAARAGLALTFIASVAHSGGGRANAPELHLGLSEARQAVRLDPNLGLGYQVISFGLALQGDYSGGLQAARRAVELNPNDPDSMMALAKAQVRFGEYDDAVANAERARRLHPMAPEYYAYVHGQALYAADRRDEASAVIEECLIRAPRDANCLLIQAALQGAGGEVEAAQQTMAKLVEAHPAFSLEAERAYRRFGDRPLMEEFLQDLAKAKAPESA, encoded by the coding sequence ATGGAACGCAAGCTCGCGGCAATCATGGCCGCCGATATCGTCGGCTACAGCCTGCTGATGGCTGAAAACGAGGCTTCCACCTACGCGAAGCTGCGCGCTGTTTTTGATGAGCTCATTGACCCGACCATTGCCAGCCATGGCGGGCGCATCGTCAAGACGACGGGAGACGGCTTTCTCGCCATGTTTCCCAGCGTCAACGAAGCGGTTGATGCGGCGCTGGCCATACAGGAAGGCTTCGACAAGGGGCCCTTCGAGCTGCGCATCGGCATCAATCTTGGCGATGTCATCGAAGATGACGGCGACGTTTACGGCGACGGCGTCAATGTGGCTGCCCGTCTTGAGGCCATGTGCGATCCGGGGCAGATATTCGTCAGCGGCGCCGTGGTGATGGCGGCCGACCGCAACAGCGCGGACAGGTTCGTTCGCATCGGCCGCAGGCGGGCCAAGAACATTCCCGAACTTCTCAATGTCTACCGCGTAAGGCGCGCGGGCTCTCCGTGGTCGCCATGGCGGCAGGTGCCGCAGGTGCTGCGCAGCACCGCCGCCCGCTGGTCTTATGTCGCGGCCGCCATAGCCCTCATCCTCATTGGCACCCAAATCCAGCCGCTCCCCCTGGCAGCCATGGTCAGCCGCATCCCGGCGGTCTTGTCGATGGACCAGAGCCGCGCCGACCCCCGGCCGTCAGTGGCGGTCATGCCTTTTGCCGCGATGAGCGGCAGCGGCGAGCAATCATATTTCGCGGACGGACTGACCGAGGATGTGACGACAGCCCTTGCCCGCAATTCAGAGCTGCAGGTAATCGCGCGCGATTCCACCTACGCCGTGCACGGGCAGGATACGGACGTGCGCAAGCTCGGGGCGAAGCTCGGCGTTGATTATGTGGTTGAAGGCAGCGCCCGCCGTGAAGGCGACCAGCTTCGCGTGTCGGCGCAGCTGATCGATGTAAAGACAGGCGCGCATCTGTGGTCGCGCAGTTTTGACCGGCAGGTCGCCGACGTGTTCACCGTCCAGAGCGAGCTGACCACTGAAATCGTCGCGCAGATCGCGCCCTATATCGGCAGGAGCGAGGCGGCGGCGGCAGCGGAACGCCCGACCGACAATCTGCAGGCCTATGACCTCGTGCTGCAGGCCCGCAACCGCTACCGGCACGGCGCCAATGACCCGCAGGACATTCTGGAAGCGCGGGGCCTCTACCAGCGCGCCCTTGAAATGGACCCGTCCTATGCGGCCGCCCGCGCAGGCCTCGCGCTGACCTTTATCGCCAGCGTGGCGCACAGCGGTGGCGGCCGGGCAAACGCGCCGGAACTTCATCTTGGGCTTAGCGAAGCCCGGCAGGCGGTCCGTCTCGATCCCAATCTTGGCCTTGGCTATCAGGTCATCAGCTTCGGGCTTGCCCTCCAGGGCGACTATTCAGGCGGCTTGCAGGCCGCACGGCGCGCTGTGGAGCTCAACCCTAACGATCCCGACAGCATGATGGCGCTTGCAAAGGCGCAGGTTCGCTTCGGGGAATATGATGATGCCGTCGCCAACGCAGAGCGGGCCCGCCGCCTTCATCCCATGGCGCCCGAGTACTATGCCTATGTGCACGGGCAGGCGCTCTACGCGGCTGACCGCCGAGATGAGGCTTCCGCCGTCATAGAAGAATGCCTGATCCGGGCGCCGCGCGATGCAAACTGCCTTCTGATTCAGGCCGCTTTGCAGGGCGCGGGCGGCGAGGTCGAGGCAGCCCAGCAGACGATGGCAAAGCTGGTCGAGGCGCATCCGGCATTCTCGCTGGAAGCAGAGCGCGCTTACCGCCGGTTCGGTGACAGGCCGCTGATGGAAGAGTTCCTGCAGGACCTCGCAAAGGCCAAGGCTCCTGAATCCGCCTGA
- a CDS encoding nuclear transport factor 2 family protein codes for MTDTKALNIARTYFDGMANKDIGKIMSVASADIVCTSPIGQTVGTEAFRGFQEGFARMIKKLTLVAAFGDGRHAVVVYETESHPVPHSTVAEYLTIHDDKIATTTVIYDAMPFAAYMATVQPH; via the coding sequence ATGACCGACACCAAGGCTCTCAACATCGCCCGCACCTATTTCGATGGCATGGCGAACAAGGACATCGGCAAGATCATGTCCGTCGCTTCCGCCGACATTGTCTGCACGTCACCGATCGGGCAGACCGTCGGCACGGAGGCCTTCAGGGGCTTCCAGGAGGGTTTTGCCCGCATGATCAAAAAGCTGACGCTCGTGGCCGCGTTCGGCGACGGTCGGCACGCCGTCGTCGTCTATGAGACGGAGAGCCACCCGGTCCCGCACTCTACCGTGGCCGAATACCTCACGATCCACGACGACAAGATCGCCACAACGACCGTGATCTACGACGCCATGCCGTTTGCTGCCTACATGGCGACGGTGCAGCCGCACTGA